The Candidatus Melainabacteria bacterium genome includes the window TGCGAGAGCATCAGCCACTTCCAGAAAGCCTGCAGCTTCTGCCAGAGCGTCACCGGCTTGGGATCGGCAGCAACGGCGTCGTAGAGCGGGTCGATCGTCATGATCGGCCGCAGCGCACGCAGCAGTTCCTTCTCCTGACCCTTCGGCCGGTTCTTCTCGACGTAGGCGACGAGCTTCTCCAGAGCCGTAGCCAGGGCACACGGGTTCTGCGTCATCCAGGCGCCGGTGGCATCAGCACCTGATTCACGGGAACGAACGACGAACATCTGGATCACCTTCGTCATCTGGCCGGTGAGCCAGAAGACAGCGTACATGATCAGGTTCATCAGGATGCCCGAGAGCGTGATGAAGAAGCCCTGCGGCTCACCCTTGGCACGCGGCTTGATGCCGAGCACCTTGCGGAACAGTCCGATCGAACCGAGCACAAGACGCAGCCCGGAATCGACGATGAGGAAGAAGAGCGACGACATCATGGCCAGCATCGAGTTGATGCCGACGTCGTAGTTGCGAACGTGCCCGAGTTCGTGAGCGAAAACCGCTTCGATCTCGTCATCGGTCAGACCGATGAGGAAAAGCCCCTTGGTTGCTGCCACCACGGCCTTGCTGTGGATCGGACCAGTAGCGAAGGCGTTGGGCAGAGGATTGTCCGAGATGTAGACGGGCGGCTCGTGCTTGAGGCCGCTCTTCAGCCAGGTGCGGTGAACGATGTCGATCAGCCGCTTGTGCTCGGGGTTGGCGGGGTCGGCAGGCACCGACTTGGTCATCATCAACGCCACCTTGGCGCTGAACCACCACATGACCGCAGGCAGGAAGATCCACAGCAGGCCGAAGCCCAGCTGAAGGTGATACGTGGAGCCGAAGAGCTTGAAAGCACCGAGGATGAGCGCGCCCATGCCAAGGTAACCAACGAGCGTCTTCAGCCAAGTTTCGATCAGACGCCGGCGAATGGCACCGGGCTTCTGATCATCGAGACTGAGAGGTGTGTGTCTCATAAGAGTTGCTCCTAGAGTGACTCAAATGCTTCGAGTCGAATTTTTGTATTTGCGGCAGAATCTGACCACGCCACCAAATGCAGTGCACAGCAACACCACGTCTCGCGGCACAAGCCTTGAAGGAGACGAAATCTGGTTTAATCGCTGAGCCGAAGGTGGAAGAGGTCTTTGATTCCGAAAGAAAAGTTTTTAAATAGCGAGCACTCAGAACCTAGTGCTCTTCAAGGGCTAAAGTCCATAAATAAATCTTGAAAAGATAAGTATCTTCCTGCCCTCGACTGGTTTTCGGAGCAGAAATAGCCGTTCTCAGCCGGAATCGAAAGACAGTGCCCTAAATCCGTACAAATTGACAAGCCTCGCTATCACTTGAGAACGGGATGCCAAGCAGCACTGCGGGCATGAAGTATTTAGCGCAGCTTACTTAGCAGCTGCCGATAATTTCCAGGGAAGAGGCTGAAACGAATATATGGCAACCAATTCCAGATTAGAAAGTTGTTGCGAAGACGTGGAAATGCCTCAGAATGGTAGTTGTTACTGGGTATAAGGCAATAAATTGATATCGTAGGGTAGAAGGTATGTCGGTGGACGACTCCGCGATATCGGGTCAGCAGGAACCAGTACCAGGAGCTGATTCCGGTATCAACAAGCATAAATTGCCAGATCAAAATGGCAATAATACTGCTGCGGGCGATTTGCAGGCGCCTATAGACCACCCCGAAACAGCCGCCCACAAGACCGAAACCGAAGCAGTAGTTCTCACCAGTCCTGCGCAACCAGGCGTAACAGACGCAGAATGGCACAATGCCAGCTTGCCGGTGCCAGCGCCGAAGTCTCAAGACGAATTGATGGAACACCTCAGCGAAGCTCTAGCCGATATGGCTTCAGATTTCACCGAACTGCCTGCCCTAGAAGTGCCAAAGGATCTGGTCATCAATCGACCGGGATCAGGGCAGAGCGCCCCAACAACAGCGCAGGCAGCTGCGCCATCGACACCACAGATAGAACCAAATCAGGTGCAGGCGAGTGACTCTGTTCGCCAAACTCAAACTCCCCCAGCCACATCGTCGCCAGGCAATTCTCCAGCACAGCCGGCTCTTCCCCCTCAGCCAGAGCATCGCGGACCTTCGCAGCAAATCAGATCTTCGCTACCGCCCGGTTCCCTCTCATCGCAATCAAACCCACAACTGACACTTCCTCAGTCAGCGGGACAAACAGCCCCAGCTGAACAAAATCGCCAGGACAGCTCGCCATCTCACTGGGGTCCCCCGCCTCAAGTGCAAGCTCAAGTGCAAAACAAGCCAACGTCCGTTCCACAATCTCGCCCTGAGACACCCGCTTCTTCCTCCGAGTCGACAATTGATACAGGAGACCATCCGACAGTCGATCAACAGCAATCTAGCGCACAACAATTTTTTGTGCTGGAAGGAGTGGCACCACCTGCGACACCAGAGCCACGACACGAGCGAAAGATCGAAACACCCGCTCAACAGCAAAGTGAGCAGAGCGAGCAAAGAGATGGGTTACAAATTCGTCGCCTGATTGCCACCCAACAGGGTATGGCTGCAGCACAGAGACCGGATCAACCAATTCAGCAGGACCAACCCGAGTCGCAGCAGAATCAAATCGATCAGCCGCAGCAGAATCAAGTCAATCCACCTCAGCAAATGCAAGCCAAACCGGTGGCACCATCTCGACCGTCGCCGAACGACCCGCCGAAGTCAGTAGGCACCACGTCGCAGAATGCAGTGCAATTGCCTCCAATGTTTGGAGGCAAGTCGAATGCGCCACAGAAAGACACCCAACCTGCAAGCGGTCAAGATCAACAGAGAGCGCATACCGACTTACACGCCCTCCCCAAACCACCAGGCAGCAAAACCGGCGAGCCCCGCCCGACAACCGGGCCGGTTCGTATTCCAGCTGAAAGTGAAGCGCCGAAAAACGGCATCGACCCAGACGGTCCAACCAGGCCTGTTCTGACAGGGCATAATTTCCAACCGCGCCAGGCAGATCCGCGCTCATCAATGTCTGCACTGAAAGCTATGCCCGCCCCTGTACCCTCGTCGCCAGCACCAGGTCAGCCCGTCTCACCACTAGGCGCTGCACTGGCGTCATCCCTGCCGGCCAGCCCTCCGACCGGACAACACATGGTACCGGCGGCATTGAGAGAGCCTCCCCACGCACAGGCGACTTCCGACCAGGTCAAGACAGAGACCGTCGCCGCTCCGCAGAGCACGAACGCTGAAAGACAGGACCAATCAAAGCAATCCGCTGCACCTCAGAACAGCTCACAATCGGCTCAACCCATGAACCCCCTCGGTCCAGCGGCATCGAGACCACTGCCAACATTAGACAACTCCGGCACTGTAAACCAGGGCGGACATCCTTCAAAACAGATTCCCGGTCAATTCCCCGCCTCGACCGGAAACCCTCTCGGTCCCTCCGGAGCGCCCTTCCCGAGCGTTGCATCCCCACCTGTAAGCGCTTCCGAAAATCCTCTAGGACCGGCGAGCGCACCATTTGCGGTGCCACCATCGGCGCAAATGCAGCCCGGATTGCCCGCACCCAATGTCGGAGCCAATCCCCTCGGCGCTCCACCAAAGCCACTGTCGGGCACACCTCAGCCCCCCAACGTGAACGCCTCTGCAGATGCAATTCAAGGACAGCAATCCAGTTCGAGAATTAAAATCATTGCACCAACTGACAGTGACGACGACCTCGACGCCTACGGAACCACGCACTATCAGTCGGCACCACAGGAAAACGTCACTGAACAACTTTATCAAAAGCCATCAGGCATTCAGGCGAATTTTTCTCCAATGCAAGAACTGGCTGGTACCAAGCCACCTGTTCAACCCAACCCTCCGCCTCCATCACTGCCTTCTGCCCACAAGTTCACAGACCTCGTACCAGGAGCACCCGGTCATCACGCACCAGGCTTGCCGAAACCTTCAGGCAAACCTGGATCCAACCAATCACAGTCGGGAACAACGTATCCGACAAGACCGCAAAGTCCGTCACCAGTCAGCGCTGCGCAAACGCCGATTCCCGATCAACGTGTAACTAAACCTCAGTCAGCTAATCCACAGCCTGACAAAGAGAGCACCCCACCAAACAGACCCCCGCAGTCTACCGGCGGCACGCCTGCGGGGGTCAATCCACAGCAACCAGGGTCGCCCCAACAGACTGAATCAGCCAATACATTCCAACCCCAATCAGCCAGCTCCTCCCACCCGACTCAGGACGGCAATAGCTCCGAACTGCCACCAGCGGCACCAGTAAATTCAAGCCCCGCGCAAGCACCAGCAGCGACACCACCAAATCCCCAACTTTTTCCAGTCAAACAGAAGAGTCGACCCGCATACAACGATCTCCGGGAAGAAACAGGAATGGTGCTGCCGCACTCAGCTCCTGAACCCGATCCAAACCAACGCCTGATGGAAGACTCGGGGAAAGCAGCAATCCCGGGCGTAACCCCGGCATCCAAGCCATTTGAGACGGCACAAGGACGCGAACGAAGAGAGGCTAAAGAGAGAGAGGCTGAAGCACGCAATCGCGTTCAACTACCGGCCACCAGAGAAGAACCAGAACAAGAAGCGGAACACGAAGAAGTCGCGGCACAAAAGAACAAGCAGCCGGATAGAACCCCACCCGTTCCTAAAGAGCCGCCCAAACCGAGACGACAACAAGATTCCGGACGATCAGAACGATTCGCCAATCTCCTTCATGACGCACCGAACAACCAGGCGAGCAGCCCAGCCGGCGGAAAGCGATTGAGAGCAAGCCAACGTGGCGGCGCCTTCTCAGACATAGCAGATCTGATCAAAAACCGCGGACGAGTGGCCATTCTTGCACTACTGGCGGTACCACTTGTGCTTTCCGTTTCGGCAGTGATTTTTATTACAGGCAAGTCGCTGATCAAAGTATCGATGAGTCCTTCGCAACGCGCCGGTGAAGAAGCTTTCAACGAAGGCAATTATGATCGCGCCGTCAACTACTTCAATGAAGCCATCAAAGCCGACGACAAAAGAGCAGACCTCTATCACGATCGAGCCAGAGCCAATCTGCATCTTCAGAAATATGCCGCAGCTGTAGCAGACTATACATCGGCTTTGAATCTAGACAAAAATTTCGCCAGCGCCCGGCTCGACCGCGCCGCTGCCTATTACTATCTAGGCGACTACTCAAAAGCCATAGCCGACTACGATGAACTGATCAAGGCAGATGCCAACAATGTAGACGCCTACTTCGGCCGCGGCCTGAGCTACTCGAAACTAAAAGACTACACACCGGCGCTTGCAGATCTGAACAAAGTCATTGAGCTCAACCCCCACCATACAGGCGCCTTCGAAGATATCGCCAACGCGTATCTGGCTCAAGGAAAACTCAGTGAAGCCATCGACGCCTACAGTCAATCCCTCAAAAACAATCCTCGCGACGCCAATGCCTTCTACATGCGGGCTAACAGCTATAAGCGACTGGGCAAAACGAATGAAGCGCTCAACGACTTTACGTCAGCCATCGGCATCGCCCCCGGACGTTACGAATTCTATAACGACCGCGGCTACGCCCTCTATGAAAGCGGCAAATACAAAGATGCAATCGCCGATCTGGCCCAAGCACTAAAACTGAATCCCACCTATGAAATCGCTAAGCACAACTTGCATGCCGCCTGCAGCAAGTTAATAGCCTCGATCGGCAACAGCGCAAAATCGCCAGAGCAACTAGGTGACCTGGCTTTTGCCTACTACCACGACGATAAATTTGGCGAAGCAATGGCAGCCGCCAATAAAGCACTACTTCTCAATGCTCAGTTTCGACCAGCTCTAAACATCAGAGCAGCAATCGAACTGAAAGACAGACGATTCGACTACGCCTTAACTGATGCCGACAATGCGCTAAAAGTGAAAACCGACGATAAAGACGCCATGTTGACGAGAGCCCGAGCCTACTTAAACCTCGGTCGTTATGACAAAGCTATCAAAGACTATGACAGCTGCGTCTCAGAAAACGACAACACGAGCCTCTTTGCATTGAGAGAAAGAGCACTGGCACACTTATTAGCCAACGAAGGTGCACTGGCCAGTAAGGACGCCCAACAATTTCTCGAATTGAACGGCTGGAACAACTCAATGTCAGGTCCAACCGTACTGCTGTGGTGGCTGGCGAAACGACAGCTGCAAGATTTAGACGGAGCGAACGCTGCTTTGAGTCAGGGCGAGACCCGCCTCAAGGCAACACAATGGCCTTACGGGGTCTTGAAATTCTTGAAACGCGAAATGACACTTACTGAACTGAACAATATGGCACGCAACGAGCGAGAACACACAGATGTTCGAACCTGGCTGGGATTCGACCACTTGCTGGGCGGACTGAGAGACGAAGCCCGCACAGATTTCGAATGGGTAAAGAAGAACGGCTTCAGAGGCAACGACGATTACTTGCTCGCAGTCGAGCAATTGAAGGACGAAGCGAGAAACTAACTAGCCCCGGCAGTCGAAACTGTCGACTACCCTTGCAGCAATGCTATTCTGCCGACTTTCCAGTATCGCCAGCAACAGCTTCTTGTTTGGGACGTCCGGCATGCCTGGCAAACTCAGCAGCTGATTTAGCTTTGCGCTCGCTGCGCTTCTGCTGGTCGTTAAATTTAGCAGAAACCAGAATACGCTCACCTTTCATGCAAATGAACTGAGCTTTGACTACCTCTCCGAGCCGACAAGTAACACTGGTTGGAAGAAAGCCGACCCGATCGTCACCAGATACAGTGACTGTGTAGCCGCCTGGCTCTTCTCCGTCAATAGTGCAACTCAAATACTCACCAGCTCGATAATCTTGATTAGCCATATGTCGCTCTTTTCCCTGTCGTTAAATACAACCTTGCGGTCCCCACATATATCCATTATGCCCCTCGGCTTGTCGATGAGAAACCAGAGATATGTTGATCTGCCAGGAACACCGATTACACCAAAGGTGCGTCCTCATAGCTTTACAGCAATCTCTTTACTGGCACCCGAATTAGGAGCTTTAATCAGCCAGACGACCAGAGAAACAAATGTTGCGAATGTAAAGCAACCAAATTCGGGAGCAAACTGACAAGCGGCATTTAATCGACAGTGACAGTGCTCTCGCTGCGACCCACCCTCTCCCTCCGGATGCATTCAATTTGCACCTCATAGAGGAAGCCGAGCAATTTATGAAAAGGGGCAAGAACTTGCGGACGTTTTTCAGACAGACTCTTTAAAAGACAAAAGAATCTTCGCACTTATATCGATCTTTATTGATGACCCACACCACTGCCGGTGCTATAGCGCTCACCGAGATCAGCACCTTCAGGCTCTTGAAGAATAAAGAGCGTAATAAAACCAAAAACGATTACTGCAAGCAACAAAACTATCATGACACCACCTACGATGACTACTACAAAACAATCGCATCTTAGCATCCTCATTTTTTCGGTCCAGTTAATCACTTCGAGACATTGCATTTTGTAATGCTAAACAAAACATTGACGTTAACAATTGCAGGCAAAAAAGATAGTCGTGTCAAAAATTCGCAAACACAAGCAGGTACAACGATACAGAACGCTCTCAACATCGCGCTTTTACAGCGGGATACAAAATTTAGGAAAAGAAGCTTTGCTCTGCTTTTGCAAGCATCTAACGAATCAAGCCCGACATTGAAACCCGATTAAACGAAACGGGGCCTACGTTTTAAGGGCGTCGCACATAGCGTTTGTTAAAGTCAGGATAAATACAAAAAATCACAGACTTTTATTTTTGCACCGCCCAAAGTGGTACGCACACCTTTCCGAATAGCAGGCCGCTCGCGCAAAGAGCCACAGAGAAGCACATTAGCGCCTTCAACAAAAAACTTTGCAAAAATGATTCACGTTTTCGTTTTTGTTTCTAATTGCTCAAAAATCAGTTCTGAATCGTACTTTTATCTGTCTCTGCTGTACTCTCAGGAATCGGCAGCGAAGGCTGATAAGCGTCACCAGAGACGTCTTTCGGAGGAGATTTTTTTCTCTTCGCCATCTGCGATTGGAATTTTTCAGCGTTCTTGACGGAGCCGGGTTGCCCGAAAATCAGATGCACGAGTGGATGCTTGCGAGCCAGAATGGCGTTTAATTGCAACGAAGCGAGGTCCAGATGCTTGATTGTGTCGCGTACATCACCGAGCGTGCCCTTCATATCAGTGCCGAAACCGGGCTTGCTCAACATACGGTCAGCCTTATCCATTGTCTCGTTAACGCTGCCGATAATGTGTTTGATATCGGTCCGAAGCGTTTCATCGCTGCTTATTTTCTGAACTGATTCCACCGCCTGTTGAATATGAATGGTCGATTGATTGAGACGACTCATCGCTTCCAGCAAATCGTCTCTGAG containing:
- a CDS encoding tetratricopeptide repeat protein; this encodes MSVDDSAISGQQEPVPGADSGINKHKLPDQNGNNTAAGDLQAPIDHPETAAHKTETEAVVLTSPAQPGVTDAEWHNASLPVPAPKSQDELMEHLSEALADMASDFTELPALEVPKDLVINRPGSGQSAPTTAQAAAPSTPQIEPNQVQASDSVRQTQTPPATSSPGNSPAQPALPPQPEHRGPSQQIRSSLPPGSLSSQSNPQLTLPQSAGQTAPAEQNRQDSSPSHWGPPPQVQAQVQNKPTSVPQSRPETPASSSESTIDTGDHPTVDQQQSSAQQFFVLEGVAPPATPEPRHERKIETPAQQQSEQSEQRDGLQIRRLIATQQGMAAAQRPDQPIQQDQPESQQNQIDQPQQNQVNPPQQMQAKPVAPSRPSPNDPPKSVGTTSQNAVQLPPMFGGKSNAPQKDTQPASGQDQQRAHTDLHALPKPPGSKTGEPRPTTGPVRIPAESEAPKNGIDPDGPTRPVLTGHNFQPRQADPRSSMSALKAMPAPVPSSPAPGQPVSPLGAALASSLPASPPTGQHMVPAALREPPHAQATSDQVKTETVAAPQSTNAERQDQSKQSAAPQNSSQSAQPMNPLGPAASRPLPTLDNSGTVNQGGHPSKQIPGQFPASTGNPLGPSGAPFPSVASPPVSASENPLGPASAPFAVPPSAQMQPGLPAPNVGANPLGAPPKPLSGTPQPPNVNASADAIQGQQSSSRIKIIAPTDSDDDLDAYGTTHYQSAPQENVTEQLYQKPSGIQANFSPMQELAGTKPPVQPNPPPPSLPSAHKFTDLVPGAPGHHAPGLPKPSGKPGSNQSQSGTTYPTRPQSPSPVSAAQTPIPDQRVTKPQSANPQPDKESTPPNRPPQSTGGTPAGVNPQQPGSPQQTESANTFQPQSASSSHPTQDGNSSELPPAAPVNSSPAQAPAATPPNPQLFPVKQKSRPAYNDLREETGMVLPHSAPEPDPNQRLMEDSGKAAIPGVTPASKPFETAQGRERREAKEREAEARNRVQLPATREEPEQEAEHEEVAAQKNKQPDRTPPVPKEPPKPRRQQDSGRSERFANLLHDAPNNQASSPAGGKRLRASQRGGAFSDIADLIKNRGRVAILALLAVPLVLSVSAVIFITGKSLIKVSMSPSQRAGEEAFNEGNYDRAVNYFNEAIKADDKRADLYHDRARANLHLQKYAAAVADYTSALNLDKNFASARLDRAAAYYYLGDYSKAIADYDELIKADANNVDAYFGRGLSYSKLKDYTPALADLNKVIELNPHHTGAFEDIANAYLAQGKLSEAIDAYSQSLKNNPRDANAFYMRANSYKRLGKTNEALNDFTSAIGIAPGRYEFYNDRGYALYESGKYKDAIADLAQALKLNPTYEIAKHNLHAACSKLIASIGNSAKSPEQLGDLAFAYYHDDKFGEAMAAANKALLLNAQFRPALNIRAAIELKDRRFDYALTDADNALKVKTDDKDAMLTRARAYLNLGRYDKAIKDYDSCVSENDNTSLFALRERALAHLLANEGALASKDAQQFLELNGWNNSMSGPTVLLWWLAKRQLQDLDGANAALSQGETRLKATQWPYGVLKFLKREMTLTELNNMARNEREHTDVRTWLGFDHLLGGLRDEARTDFEWVKKNGFRGNDDYLLAVEQLKDEARN